From the Sphingobacteruim zhuxiongii genome, the window CGTCAATATCTGCTTGATAGCCTTTTAAAGCGTAAGGAAGTTCCGTAAACCGTTCACTGCGATAATTTATACCACTATTTCCTTTTTCTGAAATCTTGAATTTCGCACGTAACACGAAATCCCCAGGCTCTCCACCTTTCCAAATTAGGAAGGTATTATTTTTCAATTCAGCACCAGGCTTAATTTCACCAGTAAGAACACCATCTTTTACAGTCCAAATTGTTGAGTCTCCCTCCCATCCATTTAGCGAATTTTGATCTAACATGGATACGAAAGATTGCTCTCCGACACTTTGAGTCGTACTATCTTGTCCGCCTTCCGCTTTTTTATCGCTTGTATTTCCATTACAAGCTTGAGTAAGCAGCAGTGCGCTTAGGCACATGCTGCTATAGGCTAGGTTTTTTAATTTCTTCATTATGATTTAGAATAGATTGATCTATTACTTATTGTTCCACTCCACGTCGGTATCCTCCCAGCGTCTGTTTTTCGCAGAAGAAATAACCGCCTCACATACTTTCTGCGTCTCGTAAGCGTCGCGAAATGTTGGGTGACATTCTTCAGCTTTTTCAACACTCTCTAGAAAATCAGCAACCTGATGAATAAAGGAATGCTCATATCCTACAGAAAGTCCTGGAACCCACCATTTATTCATATATGGTTGATCTCCGTCAGTTACATGAATAGAGCGCCATCCGCGTACCGTTGATTCATCTGAATTATCAAAATATTCAAGACGATTCAAATCGTGTAAATCCCAACGTAAAGAACCCTTTTCACCGTTGATCTCAAAAGTGAATAATGCTTTGTGCCCTCTAGCGTATCTCGTAGATTCAAATAATCCTAAAGAACCATTATCGAAATGACAGTGGAAAATACAAGCGTCATCAATCTTCACATCTTCCATTTTTCCGGTTTCCTCGTGCATGCGTTGCTTTACAAAGATTTCAGTTACTGAAGAAACATCTTTAATACCTCCGTTTAACCACATCGCTAAGTCAATACAGTGTGCTAACAAATCACCAGTTACGCCTGATCCAGCAGCTTCAGCATCCATACGCCAAAACGCACGCCCACCTTGCGGCAAGTTTTCATTGATCGTCCAGTCCTGTAAGAAATTAGTTCTATAGTGAAAGATCTTACCTAATTTCCCAGAATCAACAATCTGCTTAGCCAAAGTAACTGCCGGCAATCGACGGTAGTTATACCAAACTGTGTTTTTAACACCTGCAGATTCAACTGCTTCTACCATTTGCTTGCCCTCTTCTAAGGTTCTAGAAAGTGGCTTTTCACAAAGCACCATTTTACCAGCTTGTGCTGCGGCAATGGCGATTTCAAAGTGCATATTGTTAGGCGTACAAATATCAACAGCATCAATATCATCACGCTCAATTAACTTTCGCCAATCCGTTTCATACGACTCATAGCCCCACTGTTCTGCAAATGCTTTTACCTTTTCTTCACTACGTGAACAAACCGCTTTCAAAACTGGTGTATAGCCCAAGTCTGGAAAGAAATTAGGCACTCTTTTATATCCGTTGGAGTGGGTTCTTCCCATGAATCCACATCCGATTAATCCTATTCTTAATTCTTGCTTACTCATAATGATCTTCGATTTCTTGACTATTCTGACCAACCATGTTGATCACGTACTTTAATTAGGGTCTCTAAGATAGAGTTCCAAGTTTCTTGCTTATGCATAACCTCATTCGGGAACATACAGCCATCCCAACAGATGTGATTGAAAGCTTTTGTTAAATTCCCTTGCTCGTCACGCAACCAATATCCGGCATCCTTTACGATATCTAAACGACCATTTGGATCCGTTGGCAAACAATGACGACCGGTTTTATCATGTGAACCAGAACCAAAAACGGTCCCATCATTCTGTGCAACGTGGAAGTCAATCGTCCATGGGCGCAATTGGGAGGTGAGGAATTTTAATCCGCGTTCTAATTCTTCACGATCGCTCCATTCAAAATCTTGTTTCAAAATACGATCCTCTGGTGCGTTATACCCTAGTAGGTACAAAAAGGTATGAGACATATCTGCTTGGAAGCCAATATTATCACGATCAACCATTTCCAGCGTATCTAACATTTTTCTCCAACTTTGCATACCACCCCAGCAGATTTCTCCCTCGGCCGCCAAACGCTCTCCATATTCAGAAGCAGCGTCGCAAGCTCTACGAAACGTTTCAGCAATAAGCTTACTATTCTCTAAAGGATTCTTTGCCCAATCTTCAACTCCAGAAGCCGAGTCTATACGAATAACATTGTTTGTACGGATTCCCTGCTTGCGAAGTTTATAACCAAATTCCGCGGCGCGCTTCACCACGTCAACAAAGCGATCACGATCTTCTTGCGATCCCATGGCTGAACCACCATCTGGAGGCCAAATAGGCGCAACCAAAGTTCCAATCTCTAAACCGTAGCCGCCGATTTTATCAACAACCCAAGAAATATGATCATCAGAAGTATCCAATTTTACGTGAGGGTCGAATAGACCTAAGTCTACTCCATCAAATTTAACCCCATTTACATTCGCAGCAGCGGTCTTTTCAAGTAACTCATCTAACGAAATAATCGGCTCATGATCGCCTTTTCCCACGATTCCAGGCCATGTCGCATTGTGTAATTTTGGAAAATTGTTCTTGCTCATAACGTATGTTTTAAAGGTCTTTATTTATTTTTTGATCACTAAGTCCGGATTGTTTGGACCAAAGTGTTTCAACATAACGATTGGATCCACTTGCGAGTGATTTTCAATCCAAACGCCGTTCTTTGCAGCTTCTTCCGAAACGAAATACTCATCATAAGTTAGCTGGCCGTAGCGAATTAAAGATGGTGTTTCAATAGTCCAATCATTTAATTTACCGTATCCTTGCATCATAATCAAACCATAAGCTGCAGCATCCTTAATCAAGACTTTCTGACCTGGAAGTACGGTTAATTCCTTTGCAGAGAACGCTTCAGACTTATAACATATCCATTTTTCATTGTAGCCTTCAGCTTCCATAGCCGCCTCATCCTTAACAGGTAATGGTGCCATAAAGCGATTCTGCATCATATTTGGATCAACGTTTAGATCCCAATCAATGATATCCATTAAGCCATCGTAATTTCCACGTTGATCTTCTGGCAATCCTTTCCATAATAACTCTTCATCGATAATTGCTTCGTTAACCAAAGATTGGTACATCGCGAAAACATCAGAAGCTTTTTGAGGCTCGTAAGTACACATACTTCCTGGAGCGTGTAGCAATCCCGGAGGTACGTCCCATCCTGTTCCTGGCTCCAAGCGGTAAGCTTGCGAGTAATTGGTAATTTTATTATCTCCTTTTGAGAAGTTTTGCAAACACTCTTTGATTGTTTCTTTTGATGTACCTGGAGCAATACCCATAAAAGTGTATGGGAAGTCACCTCCGTGATTATTCAACTGTGGAGGGAAATAATAAGCTTCAGGTTTTCCAGCCTGACCAATCAATGCTGCTTTTTCATCGTTATGATGAATATGATGAGGTAGAGGTCCCATGTTATCGAAAAATTTCGAGTACATCGGCCAACTTTGATATTCATTCCATAGGCGATCGCCAATTAAGCGGCCTTTTAATTCTTCAACGAAGTCTGACAATAAGATTTGCTCGGTCTTGCCATTTTCTTCATATACTACAAAACTGAGGCCTTCGAATTCACCAGTTAAGGGGCCATTTTTCGCAGGTGTAGTTGATGAAAACCAACGTTCATCAATACCACCACGCTCTCCACCTAATACATAGTAATCATCTGGATGAAGTTTGATACGACGACCTGGTACACAAAATGATCGTGGTACCCAGTTCGGTGCTAATCTTAACACTCCCTTTCCTTGCTCAAAAGCCTTTTCAATATTTGCCATTAGATTTATGTTTATGTTGATTAATTCTTGTTTATGATTTCTTGAATACCTGTAGCGGTATCCGTCAGATGAATGGTTAGTTCATAAGTTTTCTTTTCACGCGGTTTCAGTATAATCAGCTCTTTACTTGCGCGAAGTTTCTGCTGTCCAATCGGCGGATTTGTACCGGGTTCCAATCCTGTTACATATTCCCCTTTACCCCAATGCTGCCAATTGGTTAACCAAGGTAATTGACGTTTATCAAAAGAAAGCTCCAACGCCAACCCTAACTTCTTATTATGAATTGCACATCGGCTTATCTGTTGTTCGTCGGCAGCCATATCAATAAATGCTGCTTCCTCACCGTTACCATTGTGATCCTCTCGAGGAGCTTGACATATTTTAAACGCTTCTCCCTCTTTAAATATTTTGTTGGCTTCTCCTTGTTCACGAGCAGTCCACTCGCCATTCCACAACAACTCGGTCCCTTCATCAATTATTGGCCAACCAAAATTGAAATGATATAAAATCATATGGGGAGCATCAATATTTCCAACATTGACGATTTCATCAATGATATGCAATGTTGGCTCACCTAGCGTACAACGGATCGTACGTTTCAGTTCGATATTCGTACCTAGTGGATGACCTTGTTTTATTATCCCTGTAATAAACATTTCTCGATCTCCATTGATCAGGTCGGGCTGTTTTATTTGAATAATCTCAGCCGGTATATTACTAATCTGATCGTGAAGACCGCGACGTCCGTACTCATCTTCTTCTGGACCTCCAACATGTGTTAACCCACAAGTAACTAACATCCCTCCACCGAATGTACGAAGCCAATCTACCCCGCGATCCGATAATGGTTGAGCTGGAGTAACCCCTAAACGGCTAATCCAACTCAAATTGTACTGGTTAAATGAAGCATCAGCAATATCCATCGCACGATCTAGAACGACTTTAAAACGAAGTCCCCCGCCCGTGTTTATCCAGGCAATACGAGATCCACGCCCCAAACCATTGTCTAGCACCGAAGTTTCAATACCTCCGACCTGTGCTGTATGCGATACTTTATCTAACCAGTCCTTATTTGAGTAATCCACTTGATGTATCTTTATTTTTTCTTATAAACTTCTGCGTTCTCATTTCCGCCTGACATCAAGTAAGCCATGATATCTTTCAACTCATCTGGGCTCATCGTGTTTAACGTTCCTGGAGGCATGATAGAAACCTCCGAACGCTTGATATCTTGCACATCTTTCTTCGCTAATTCTTTGGTTATTTGCGGAGCATATGGATTTTGAGAGATAACATAAGCTTTCTCATTTTCACTCATCAAACGTCCTAAAACAGAAGTGCCATCTTTCATGTTGAATACTTTAGATTCATATTGATCAGATATTACTTTACTAGGTTCGATAATCGCTTCTAACATATCACGTTTAGAAAAACGAGTACCTAGCTGCGTTAAATCAGGACCTACAGAACCACCCTCTCCTTTCATCGTATGACATGATCCACATTTAATTGCTAGGAACAACTCTTGTCCACGCTTAAAGTTGCGAACGCCAGCATTTTCATCAATTACTTTCAATGCAGAGTCAATTTCCCATTTACGGCCTGGACCTTTTGGCGGAACAATATTTTCTGCTAAACGATTTCCTTTTTGATTCAATAGCGAGTCACCTGACATTTTGCCGTACATAGCCAACTGATCTTTTGGAACATGCGATAGTGCTTTCTTTCTAGCATTATCAATAAATCCGATGTAGGAATTTCCTCCTTTAAAACCAAACGCCTTATAATACCAGCTAAAATATTGCTCTCTTAATTCAGGAGTCCAACCCGCAGTTGCGTCGCTCAATGTTGTCGCTAAGAAAATTTGCTGTGCAGGAGGGATATTTGCTAACATATTAGCGATATCTAAACCATATTGCGGATTACGTAAAATCAAGTCTGAAGAACTCATGAAGTTAGATTCCGTCGTATCGTCTTTCGCAACGGCTAATAAATCCAACGTTTTCTTAACAGCCCCTTCTGATCCCAAAGCCAACAATAATTTCGACAATTGTCTGTTCAAACTATTTGTTTTCGCTGGATATAATGGTTCTAAACGTGCTGCTAAAGCCTGCGCTTCCGCTGCGCTTGGTTTACCCATTCGCGAAATAACAATCTCATAAACACGGCTTAAGTTTTCCAACATACGAGGAGTTAGTTTTTCCACAGGAATCGTAGCCAACTTTTGCATGATTTGAGGCTGTAAAGTAGAATCAGCTACGTGAGCAACAGCAACCATTGCTTCCGTTAAGCGAACAACATTACGTTCTTTGAACACTAATTCTTTCCAAGAATCGAATGGTTGATGCTCTAAGGCAACGCGTGCCGCAAAACGAATATGTCTATCTTGATGTCCTAGGTATTCCCAAACCTTCTCCGCTGCACCAGGTGTTGATGCTTGGTGATATTGTTCTATTTCACGACGTAATTTGATGTCCGCCGGAAGTTCCTTAGCTTTTACTGCATCTTTAATCTTATCATGATCCTTGTAGTAAACACGGTATAAATCAGATTCCAATTTACGACCGCCAGTTAGGAAGTATAAAGCACCATCCGGACCTACCACACCATCCGTTAATGGAAGTGGAGAACCCGAAATAAACTCTTCAGCTTTCGCTGTATATGAAGCTCCGTTTGGAGTTAAATCTAACGCGTAAATGATACCAAAACTCCAGTCAAATGCTAATAAGCTATTTCTATATTTCTCAGGGAATTTTGCATTTTTAGGATTGATAAAGTTTGTTGGTGAACCTTGACCAATATTCAGAACAGCAGGTAGGTTATCAAGGAAACGAGCATCCCACTTCGCATCTCCTTTTCTCCATCCGAATTCTGAACCGCTAGTCACGTGTAGGATACGCGTAGGACGGTACCAAGGCATTCCAAAATCCCATTCCATGTCGGAGTCATAAGTAAACAACTCTCCTTCATTATTAAATGCGATATCGTAAGGATTACGGAATCCGGAAGAAATTAATTCCCAACGTTTTCCTTCAGGATCTGTCTTAGCGATCCAACCTCCATCCAAATGGGAGTCAGCATCATGACCATGCGTATCTAAAATATAAGGGATTAAGTTATCGACTTTATCACTTGGATTAGAGCGATAGGCATCCATCTTAGGAATCTTTGTAAAGTTACCAGCAACGATATAAATTGCGGAGTCAGGTCCTAAAACGATACTATGGGGACCATGTTCACCATTTCCTTCTAAATGTAGAATCTCGGTGATTTTATCTAATTTATCATCATTGTCTGTATCCTGTAAACGGTAAAGTCCAGAACCCTTTTTGAACTCATCATTCGGGTTATGGTTAACCATCACATATAAACTATTATAAGCCCATAAAAGACCTTGGGCGAAACCCATACCAACTTTCTTTTTAGTTGTATCTGCAAGAGGAGGCCCTTCTGTCGGAAACTCTATCGCTTCGATTTTCGGCTTAACGGTAGAATCGGATCCCATTGGTGGCAGTTCAACGCGGAATAATCCGCCAAACTGATCTGAAGTGATCATTCGACCTTTATCATCAAAAGTCATGGAAACCCATGAACCTTTTTTATCGTCCGAAGGGCTATAGACGTGTTCTATCGCAAAACCTTCTGGCAGCGTAATCTTCTCAGTTTTAGGGTTTGTATCCTTCTCTTCTGGATTCTCGCTCTGCTTACAAGCCCCTGCTGCTAACAGCAAAAACATGGAAAACAAATACAATTGTGCTCTATTAGTTCTAATCATTGTGGTTTAATATGTTGATTAAGTTTATAACAGCTTCTGAGGACAAGCAGGAATAACATTTAATCACTGCTGAATCCCGTTATTCTACATCATGAAGTAGTCTAACTAAAGGTATTAAAATTGTTTAATTGGTTAGCGCTTGACCTATTGTAATAAATAGAGTACAATAAATCCAAAATCTGCAATATGTGTTAAATGCTGGGCGAAAGCAATCGTACATAAATCAGAGAGTTTTGGAAATCTTATCTGAAACGCTACTAAACCAAATATATCAAACCAGTCAAGAATTAGCATCCTGTGCTATCCTGACAGCGACTCGATTAGAAAAACAAGTCACTTTTAAAATAAAACATAGACAATCAGCACATTGAACGTTAAAATTAATTGGAAAATCTAATCTCGGTTTAGCGATTGACATTTCAATATTTTATTGATTTTAGCTCAAGCTCAAGCCTTGCTTAAGCGTAGATGAGTCGTACCTTGTTCGATAAAATAGCGTTTTCTTAGGTTTAGCTACGTATCTTCTCTCTACTAAATAGTATGGCGTTGCCTGCTAGCAACAAAGTGATTTTGGACTTAGCATGTTTTTCTAAAATCGTGCTAATCCCTCACAATAAGACTGTATAAAACACGAAGAGACGCTGTTTTGCAGCGTCTCTTCGTGTTATTCTAAATCAGAATTAAAAGGTATCAATAAAGTCTGTCAATAAATTTGCATAGCCATTAAATTTAGTAAACGGCAATGTTTCATATCGATCATAGATATCATGATATGCTGTTGTTCCGCCCAACGTATAAATAAAAAATGCTGGTACACCTCTTTCGTAAAATGGTGCATGATCACTACGATTCATGGCTCCACGCACTTTAACTGCCGGCAGATAATTTTTTGCATTATTCAGTTTGGTAAGTAAGTCAAACTCCTTAGTGAAGATGCTTCCATTAACCACTTGAATTCCGTCATCCCCAGTTCCAGCCATATCTACATTGACCAAAAATTTGACTTTTTTCAAGTCGTTCAAGGGGTTTGCCGCATAGTATTTTGAACCTAATAGCCCACTTTCTTCGCCTGAGAAGGCTAAGAAAATCATATTGTATTTAGGTCTATTTTTACCGTAATATTGTGCTAAGTAAAGCATTAATGCCGTTCCACTTGCATTGTCGTTCGCTCCGTTAAATACGACTTTCTTTCCAATAACGCCTAAGTGATCGTAGTGAGCTGTAACTAAAATCGTAGAGTCAGAATTGCTTGTCCCTTTTAGAAAACCGCAAACATTCTGCGTTTGATACTTTGGCTGATACTTTGCCGTGATATCAATGCTAACTTGATTTTCACCTTTGTTTAGGTCTACGTCTTTAATGTAAATTGCTGGTTTTGCACTCTGAGTAACAGATGCTCTCCATGTAAATTTACTCGGCGTATTCACGACAATAGCACTATACTCACCTGCAGTCATCAACAAAACAATTGCACGACGTAGCTCCTGCGCATTAATTGATTTTAATTGCTCAGCCTCATCGATGTAAATCGCTTTTCCAGCCAATTCTTTGTCTTGCGCAATATTTTTCAACACCTGATCATCATTCAACTTTCCAGTAACCGCAACCAAATTAAAATCTCCATTTATGCTCGGAGAAGCAGCGTCTACAAGAACATTTACTCCCATTTTCAAGATGCTATTGTTCACTTTAACGATAGCTGCTTTCGGGAAAACATTGGCGCCTAACTCGAATCCTTGCATAAAGGATTTGCCGTCCACAGGTTTTAGTCCCGACTTTTTCATTTCGTTTGCGATATACTTTGCAGCTTTTTTATCACCATCATAAATATATCCGCGTCCCGCGTATTTATCTGATGCTAATACGCTAACCACCTTTCGCGCATAAGCTTCTTGGGCTTCGGCTACTCGACAAACAGTAAATAAAAGGGCTATAAGTGCTATTACTTTATTTTTCATTATTTTTTATTAGGGGTAATATGATACTCGAAGGAAATTGTTGACTAAAATAAACACGTTGATTATGAACTTCGAAGTCAGCCTCATCCGCTTCATAGATATTTACAAACTTTTGCGGATTACGATCGACTAAAGGAAACCATGAACTTTGGATTTGAACCATTATTTTATGTCCTTTCTTAAATACGTGTGCCGCATCCTGCATATCAAACTTCACTTGTGTAACCTCGTTCGGTCGCATGGGTTCAGGCTCGGAAAAGCTATTCCGATACTTTGCTCTCATAACTTCGCCGCGAACTAAAACTTGAGCATCAGATAGCTTTGCATCCTTCTCGAAAGGATGAACATCGATTAATTTCACAATGTAATCCGCATCCGTCCCAGTCGTACTAACGAATAGATTCGCTTGCAAATTACCCATTATCTTAACATCCTCCTGCAATTCCTCCGTTTCAAAAACAAGGACATCTGGGCGACGTGAAGCAAATACTTGGTCTTCAAACATATATTGAAAACCGCGCATTAATGTCTTCTCAGCGG encodes:
- a CDS encoding 3-keto-disaccharide hydrolase is translated as MKKLKNLAYSSMCLSALLLTQACNGNTSDKKAEGGQDSTTQSVGEQSFVSMLDQNSLNGWEGDSTIWTVKDGVLTGEIKPGAELKNNTFLIWKGGEPGDFVLRAKFKISEKGNSGINYRSERFTELPYALKGYQADIDGKKNYTGQNYEERKRTTLAYRGERAEIGEIKEGVVAEAKGNAWTNRNVLDTLDNADNLKNAIKSEDWNEIEIVAEGNKLSHYVNGKLMSEVIDNDSKNKSDKGLIGVQVHVGPPMKIEYKDMQIKFQK
- a CDS encoding cupin domain-containing protein — translated: MANIEKAFEQGKGVLRLAPNWVPRSFCVPGRRIKLHPDDYYVLGGERGGIDERWFSSTTPAKNGPLTGEFEGLSFVVYEENGKTEQILLSDFVEELKGRLIGDRLWNEYQSWPMYSKFFDNMGPLPHHIHHNDEKAALIGQAGKPEAYYFPPQLNNHGGDFPYTFMGIAPGTSKETIKECLQNFSKGDNKITNYSQAYRLEPGTGWDVPPGLLHAPGSMCTYEPQKASDVFAMYQSLVNEAIIDEELLWKGLPEDQRGNYDGLMDIIDWDLNVDPNMMQNRFMAPLPVKDEAAMEAEGYNEKWICYKSEAFSAKELTVLPGQKVLIKDAAAYGLIMMQGYGKLNDWTIETPSLIRYGQLTYDEYFVSEEAAKNGVWIENHSQVDPIVMLKHFGPNNPDLVIKK
- a CDS encoding c-type cytochrome; protein product: MIRTNRAQLYLFSMFLLLAAGACKQSENPEEKDTNPKTEKITLPEGFAIEHVYSPSDDKKGSWVSMTFDDKGRMITSDQFGGLFRVELPPMGSDSTVKPKIEAIEFPTEGPPLADTTKKKVGMGFAQGLLWAYNSLYVMVNHNPNDEFKKGSGLYRLQDTDNDDKLDKITEILHLEGNGEHGPHSIVLGPDSAIYIVAGNFTKIPKMDAYRSNPSDKVDNLIPYILDTHGHDADSHLDGGWIAKTDPEGKRWELISSGFRNPYDIAFNNEGELFTYDSDMEWDFGMPWYRPTRILHVTSGSEFGWRKGDAKWDARFLDNLPAVLNIGQGSPTNFINPKNAKFPEKYRNSLLAFDWSFGIIYALDLTPNGASYTAKAEEFISGSPLPLTDGVVGPDGALYFLTGGRKLESDLYRVYYKDHDKIKDAVKAKELPADIKLRREIEQYHQASTPGAAEKVWEYLGHQDRHIRFAARVALEHQPFDSWKELVFKERNVVRLTEAMVAVAHVADSTLQPQIMQKLATIPVEKLTPRMLENLSRVYEIVISRMGKPSAAEAQALAARLEPLYPAKTNSLNRQLSKLLLALGSEGAVKKTLDLLAVAKDDTTESNFMSSSDLILRNPQYGLDIANMLANIPPAQQIFLATTLSDATAGWTPELREQYFSWYYKAFGFKGGNSYIGFIDNARKKALSHVPKDQLAMYGKMSGDSLLNQKGNRLAENIVPPKGPGRKWEIDSALKVIDENAGVRNFKRGQELFLAIKCGSCHTMKGEGGSVGPDLTQLGTRFSKRDMLEAIIEPSKVISDQYESKVFNMKDGTSVLGRLMSENEKAYVISQNPYAPQITKELAKKDVQDIKRSEVSIMPPGTLNTMSPDELKDIMAYLMSGGNENAEVYKKK
- a CDS encoding aldose 1-epimerase family protein: MDYSNKDWLDKVSHTAQVGGIETSVLDNGLGRGSRIAWINTGGGLRFKVVLDRAMDIADASFNQYNLSWISRLGVTPAQPLSDRGVDWLRTFGGGMLVTCGLTHVGGPEEDEYGRRGLHDQISNIPAEIIQIKQPDLINGDREMFITGIIKQGHPLGTNIELKRTIRCTLGEPTLHIIDEIVNVGNIDAPHMILYHFNFGWPIIDEGTELLWNGEWTAREQGEANKIFKEGEAFKICQAPREDHNGNGEEAAFIDMAADEQQISRCAIHNKKLGLALELSFDKRQLPWLTNWQHWGKGEYVTGLEPGTNPPIGQQKLRASKELIILKPREKKTYELTIHLTDTATGIQEIINKN
- a CDS encoding M28 family peptidase, which produces MKNKVIALIALLFTVCRVAEAQEAYARKVVSVLASDKYAGRGYIYDGDKKAAKYIANEMKKSGLKPVDGKSFMQGFELGANVFPKAAIVKVNNSILKMGVNVLVDAASPSINGDFNLVAVTGKLNDDQVLKNIAQDKELAGKAIYIDEAEQLKSINAQELRRAIVLLMTAGEYSAIVVNTPSKFTWRASVTQSAKPAIYIKDVDLNKGENQVSIDITAKYQPKYQTQNVCGFLKGTSNSDSTILVTAHYDHLGVIGKKVVFNGANDNASGTALMLYLAQYYGKNRPKYNMIFLAFSGEESGLLGSKYYAANPLNDLKKVKFLVNVDMAGTGDDGIQVVNGSIFTKEFDLLTKLNNAKNYLPAVKVRGAMNRSDHAPFYERGVPAFFIYTLGGTTAYHDIYDRYETLPFTKFNGYANLLTDFIDTF
- a CDS encoding Gfo/Idh/MocA family protein: MSKQELRIGLIGCGFMGRTHSNGYKRVPNFFPDLGYTPVLKAVCSRSEEKVKAFAEQWGYESYETDWRKLIERDDIDAVDICTPNNMHFEIAIAAAQAGKMVLCEKPLSRTLEEGKQMVEAVESAGVKNTVWYNYRRLPAVTLAKQIVDSGKLGKIFHYRTNFLQDWTINENLPQGGRAFWRMDAEAAGSGVTGDLLAHCIDLAMWLNGGIKDVSSVTEIFVKQRMHEETGKMEDVKIDDACIFHCHFDNGSLGLFESTRYARGHKALFTFEINGEKGSLRWDLHDLNRLEYFDNSDESTVRGWRSIHVTDGDQPYMNKWWVPGLSVGYEHSFIHQVADFLESVEKAEECHPTFRDAYETQKVCEAVISSAKNRRWEDTDVEWNNK
- a CDS encoding sugar phosphate isomerase/epimerase family protein, which encodes MSKNNFPKLHNATWPGIVGKGDHEPIISLDELLEKTAAANVNGVKFDGVDLGLFDPHVKLDTSDDHISWVVDKIGGYGLEIGTLVAPIWPPDGGSAMGSQEDRDRFVDVVKRAAEFGYKLRKQGIRTNNVIRIDSASGVEDWAKNPLENSKLIAETFRRACDAASEYGERLAAEGEICWGGMQSWRKMLDTLEMVDRDNIGFQADMSHTFLYLLGYNAPEDRILKQDFEWSDREELERGLKFLTSQLRPWTIDFHVAQNDGTVFGSGSHDKTGRHCLPTDPNGRLDIVKDAGYWLRDEQGNLTKAFNHICWDGCMFPNEVMHKQETWNSILETLIKVRDQHGWSE